One Verrucomicrobiia bacterium DNA window includes the following coding sequences:
- the alaS gene encoding alanine--tRNA ligase encodes MTSAEIRRSFLEFFRSRQHTLVPSSSLMPDSPNLLFTNAGMNQFVPIFLGERQPDVHQWAGAVPGLPTRAADTQKCIRAGGKHNDLEDVGLDTYHHTFFEMLGNWSFGDYFKREAIEWAWELITRIWRFPAERLYATVYAPNRGQGDPAEFDQEAWDLWARLFREAGLDPEVHIVHGNKKDNFWMMGETGPCGPCSELHVDLTPAGDTRGALVNRGSAECIEIWNLVFIQFNANPDGSFSPLPARHVDTGMGFERVASIIQGTRGFTDFAHARISNYETDVFRPIFDVLERLSGRRYGSTLPAAGSTGTTGQEKIDVAFRVIADHIRTLTFSIADGIQPGNTDRHYVLRRILRRAVRYGRTLGFTEPFFYKLVDVLADTMGEVFPEIRARRQHVQDVLKLEEEAFNRTLDHGIALFTEAAAASQGIPGEFAFRLYDTYGFPLDLTELMARERGLTVDVEGFHRLMEEQRARARAAQKKQVIELSQIETRTPTAFLGYDTLETPAQVLETVRVKDRTAVILDTSCCYAEMGGQVGDTGELSGSGRLWRIANTQKSGDAWLHLIEGGPDGPSADVPEVGSTVTLRVDRARRLAIQRHHTVTHLLHWALHELVSRDASQKGSSVGPDKLTFDFNAAPLTAPQLAEVEALVNARIVDNAVVSWTEAPFAEVRSRPDIMQFFGDKYGETVRVVQIGGRPGALDGYSMELCGGTHARATGEIGVFRIVGESAIAAGVRRIEAVAGGLAFEAMCADRERLRTLATRINAPLHELEKKFEALLAHQKDLEKALKSAQQREASNVASNLKSAASVLNGIPAIVHHVGAVDGDFLQAVADALKGGFPGVIVLGGAAHGAVSLVAVVGPEFRTRFPAGRIIQEIAPIVGGRGGGKPDHARGGGKDAAKLDEALSLARSLLS; translated from the coding sequence ATGACCAGCGCCGAAATCCGCCGCAGCTTCCTCGAGTTCTTCCGCTCCCGGCAGCACACCCTCGTTCCTTCAAGCTCCCTGATGCCGGACAGCCCGAACCTGCTGTTCACCAACGCCGGCATGAACCAGTTCGTCCCCATCTTCCTCGGGGAACGCCAGCCGGATGTCCACCAGTGGGCCGGGGCCGTGCCCGGCCTCCCCACCCGCGCCGCCGATACCCAGAAGTGCATCCGGGCCGGCGGCAAACACAACGACCTCGAAGATGTCGGTCTCGACACCTACCACCACACCTTCTTCGAGATGCTCGGCAACTGGTCCTTCGGCGACTACTTCAAACGCGAAGCCATCGAGTGGGCCTGGGAACTCATCACCCGCATCTGGCGGTTCCCGGCCGAACGCCTCTACGCCACCGTGTACGCCCCGAACCGCGGGCAGGGCGATCCGGCCGAGTTCGACCAGGAGGCATGGGACCTCTGGGCCCGTCTCTTCCGTGAAGCCGGCCTCGATCCCGAGGTCCACATCGTCCACGGAAACAAGAAGGACAACTTCTGGATGATGGGCGAAACCGGCCCCTGCGGGCCTTGCAGCGAACTTCATGTCGATCTCACCCCCGCCGGCGACACCCGCGGCGCCCTGGTGAACCGCGGCAGCGCCGAGTGCATCGAGATCTGGAACCTCGTCTTCATCCAGTTCAATGCCAATCCCGACGGCTCCTTCTCCCCCCTGCCCGCCCGCCACGTGGACACCGGCATGGGCTTCGAGCGCGTCGCCAGCATCATCCAGGGCACGCGAGGCTTCACCGACTTCGCCCACGCCCGCATCTCCAACTACGAGACCGACGTCTTCCGGCCCATCTTCGATGTCCTCGAACGTCTCAGCGGCCGCCGCTACGGATCCACCCTCCCCGCCGCCGGCAGCACCGGCACGACCGGGCAGGAGAAGATCGATGTCGCGTTCCGCGTGATCGCCGATCACATCCGTACCCTCACCTTCTCGATCGCCGACGGCATCCAACCCGGCAACACCGACCGCCATTACGTCCTCCGCCGCATCCTCCGCCGCGCCGTCCGCTACGGGCGCACCCTTGGATTCACCGAGCCCTTCTTCTACAAGCTGGTCGATGTCCTGGCCGACACCATGGGCGAGGTCTTCCCCGAGATCCGCGCCCGCCGTCAGCACGTGCAGGACGTGCTCAAACTGGAGGAGGAGGCCTTCAACCGCACCCTGGATCATGGCATCGCCCTGTTCACCGAGGCCGCCGCCGCCAGTCAGGGCATCCCCGGCGAATTCGCCTTCCGCCTCTACGACACCTACGGCTTCCCGCTCGACCTCACCGAATTGATGGCGCGGGAACGCGGCCTGACCGTGGACGTCGAGGGTTTCCACCGGTTGATGGAGGAGCAGCGTGCCCGCGCCCGGGCCGCCCAGAAGAAGCAGGTGATCGAATTGTCCCAGATCGAAACCAGGACCCCCACCGCCTTCCTCGGCTACGACACCCTCGAAACCCCGGCGCAGGTCCTCGAAACCGTGCGCGTCAAGGACCGCACCGCGGTGATCCTCGACACGTCCTGCTGCTACGCCGAAATGGGCGGGCAGGTCGGCGATACCGGAGAGCTTTCAGGCTCGGGCCGCCTGTGGCGGATCGCCAACACCCAGAAGTCCGGCGACGCCTGGCTCCACCTGATCGAGGGGGGGCCCGACGGCCCCTCGGCCGATGTGCCGGAGGTCGGCTCGACCGTGACGCTCCGGGTGGACCGCGCCCGTCGGCTGGCCATCCAACGGCACCACACCGTCACCCACCTCCTTCACTGGGCCCTCCACGAATTGGTCAGCCGCGACGCGTCCCAGAAGGGCTCCTCCGTGGGACCGGACAAACTGACCTTCGATTTCAACGCCGCCCCCCTGACCGCGCCCCAACTCGCCGAGGTCGAGGCCCTCGTCAATGCCCGCATCGTGGACAACGCCGTCGTGAGCTGGACCGAAGCCCCCTTCGCCGAGGTGCGGTCGCGTCCGGACATCATGCAGTTCTTCGGCGACAAGTACGGCGAAACGGTTCGGGTGGTCCAGATCGGCGGGCGTCCCGGCGCGCTCGACGGCTACAGCATGGAACTGTGTGGCGGCACCCACGCCCGGGCGACGGGCGAGATCGGCGTGTTCCGGATCGTGGGCGAGAGCGCCATCGCCGCAGGCGTGCGCCGCATCGAGGCGGTGGCGGGCGGACTGGCCTTCGAGGCCATGTGCGCCGATCGGGAACGCCTCCGCACCCTCGCGACCCGCATCAACGCGCCGCTCCACGAACTCGAAAAGAAGTTCGAAGCCCTGCTGGCCCACCAGAAGGACCTCGAAAAGGCCCTCAAGTCCGCCCAGCAGCGCGAGGCCTCCAACGTGGCCAGCAACCTCAAGTCCGCCGCCTCCGTCCTCAATGGCATCCCCGCCATCGTGCATCATGTGGGCGCCGTGGATGGCGACTTCCTCCAGGCCGTTGCCGACGCGCTCAAAGGCGGGTTCCCCGGGGTCATCGTCCTGGGCGGCGCCGCCCACGGCGCCGTTTCGCTGGTGGCCGTCGTCGGCCCCGAATTCCGGACCCGCTTCCCCGCCGGCCGCATCATCCAGGAAATCGCCCCCATCGTCGGCGGGCGTGGCGGTGGCAAGCCGGACCATGCCCGCGGCGGCGGCAAGGACGCCGCGAAACTGGACGAAGCCCTGTCCCTGGCCCGCAGCCTCCTGTCCTGA
- a CDS encoding zinc ABC transporter substrate-binding protein encodes MRRTVPSFLVALWVMSAWFGGTGVAAAAASPDGRPALRVLTSFLPVHSMAVAIAGSRASVENWLPAGVDPHDFQFSPADLRRLREADVLIAGGLGLEGWTEARLRRMSGNDRLRLVEAGAVLPGAVLIHDACRHDHDHDHGHDHDHSHHGGPNPHFWLDPLLMAHAVGPVAAAMSEMDPAGAAVYQENAVAYASMLYALHREYAAGLHDRRSVPFITYHNAFPYLAKRYGLRLVGVVEGTAAEEPSARELAELSRLVRQEGVRVLFTDGSPTRLARRLAADLKIEVATLETLETGDLVPEAYESGMRRNLKALQASLRPGTIP; translated from the coding sequence ATGCGACGGACGGTTCCTTCCTTCCTCGTGGCGTTGTGGGTGATGTCGGCATGGTTTGGCGGCACCGGGGTGGCGGCTGCGGCCGCATCCCCGGACGGCAGGCCGGCCCTGAGGGTCCTCACTTCGTTCCTTCCGGTGCATTCGATGGCTGTGGCGATTGCCGGATCGCGTGCGTCGGTGGAGAACTGGCTGCCCGCGGGAGTGGATCCGCACGATTTCCAGTTTTCGCCTGCGGACCTGCGGCGTCTGCGCGAGGCGGACGTCCTGATTGCCGGAGGGTTGGGTCTCGAGGGGTGGACCGAGGCCCGGCTGAGGCGGATGTCGGGCAACGATCGATTGCGGTTGGTCGAGGCCGGGGCCGTCCTTCCGGGGGCGGTGTTGATTCACGATGCGTGCCGGCACGATCATGATCACGACCACGGGCACGACCATGATCACTCGCACCATGGGGGCCCGAATCCCCACTTCTGGCTGGATCCATTGCTGATGGCCCATGCGGTTGGACCGGTGGCCGCGGCGATGAGCGAAATGGATCCGGCGGGGGCGGCGGTGTACCAGGAAAACGCGGTGGCCTACGCCTCGATGTTGTATGCGCTGCATAGGGAATACGCGGCTGGCCTGCATGATCGCCGGTCGGTGCCGTTCATCACCTACCACAACGCCTTTCCCTACCTTGCCAAGCGATACGGCCTGCGTCTTGTGGGCGTCGTGGAAGGCACGGCGGCGGAGGAGCCATCGGCCAGGGAACTTGCCGAGTTGTCGCGCCTGGTGCGGCAGGAGGGAGTACGGGTGCTTTTCACGGACGGGTCACCGACGCGCCTGGCCCGGCGCCTGGCCGCCGACTTGAAGATTGAGGTGGCCACACTGGAGACGCTGGAGACGGGGGACCTGGTGCCGGAGGCGTATGAGTCGGGCATGCGGCGCAATCTGAAGGCGCTCCAGGCGTCCCTGCGTCCCGGGACGATCCCATGA
- a CDS encoding metal ABC transporter permease, protein MLSEPFLQRALLGAIILAPLCALLGVFVTARRMAFFSDTVAHASLAGTAFAMLIGLSEPTPGMILVSLLVAVTIIWLREKTELYSDTIMALLLTGSVAVGTVIMSRFRGFRVELHRVLFGDILGVGLTELVVAGVLLLVVVVGAAWFLSPLSLLSASEDLAHVSGIPVRWYNYGFVLVLTLTVTVTIRLVGILLVGALLVIPPAAARLLGRNLRQEIWLAIAFGLLAGGAGVTLSYTADLPCGPAIVLLAIGLFLMALVINRLTGLQRSGPRVSS, encoded by the coding sequence ATGCTGAGTGAACCGTTTCTGCAGCGGGCGCTGTTGGGCGCCATCATTCTGGCACCGCTCTGTGCGCTGCTGGGAGTGTTCGTGACCGCCCGGCGGATGGCCTTCTTCAGCGACACCGTGGCCCATGCATCGCTGGCCGGAACGGCCTTCGCGATGCTGATTGGGTTGAGCGAACCCACACCGGGGATGATCCTGGTGAGCCTCCTGGTGGCGGTCACCATCATCTGGCTGCGGGAAAAGACCGAGCTGTACAGCGATACGATCATGGCCCTGTTGCTGACCGGTTCGGTGGCGGTGGGGACGGTCATTATGAGCCGTTTCCGGGGATTCCGGGTGGAGCTTCACCGGGTGCTGTTTGGGGACATTCTGGGCGTCGGACTCACGGAATTGGTCGTGGCCGGGGTATTGCTTCTGGTTGTCGTGGTGGGGGCGGCCTGGTTTCTGAGTCCGCTGTCGCTGCTCTCCGCCAGCGAGGATCTGGCCCATGTTTCCGGCATTCCGGTGCGTTGGTACAACTACGGGTTTGTGCTGGTGCTGACGCTCACGGTGACCGTCACCATCCGGTTGGTGGGCATACTACTGGTCGGGGCCTTGCTGGTGATTCCGCCGGCGGCGGCCCGTTTGCTGGGACGGAACCTGCGGCAGGAGATCTGGCTGGCGATCGCCTTCGGGCTGCTGGCTGGCGGCGCGGGCGTCACGCTGTCTTATACGGCGGATTTGCCGTGCGGTCCGGCGATCGTCCTGCTGGCCATCGGGCTGTTTCTGATGGCTTTGGTCATCAACCGGCTGACGGGTCTGCAGCGTTCCGGACCCAGGGTGTCGTCATGA
- a CDS encoding N-acetylmuramoyl-L-alanine amidase, with protein sequence MASRSWRTAGRTVLALALVAGGLGLPEPRPVAGSVFEASQPSSRPYRRLEDWARLQGLRVERAPLSRDILVTGPEIRMALLTEASRITFNGVAVWLSHPVRLVNGEVWVAVQDLDGVLQPLIRPGPYVAGGRVRTICLDPGHGGREPGQKNGTRLEKTYTLALAEEVRRQLVRAGFQVIMTRESDETVDLVERAAIAQRRGADLLVSLHFNASPNGGSEASGVEVYALTPEGARSTNASVDAGPWQEAAGNRHDPRNLLLAYHLQRALVRDLPGTVDRGVRRARFVILRLAEMPAALVELGFMSNPSDARWIYSEAGRRQAAASIVAGLRAYAQAVERAPSPGQRITNSTSSRSNAVPLSAKN encoded by the coding sequence GTGGCATCCCGTTCCTGGCGGACGGCTGGCCGGACGGTGCTGGCGCTGGCCCTGGTGGCGGGCGGCTTGGGATTGCCCGAGCCGCGCCCTGTCGCCGGCAGTGTTTTCGAGGCCTCCCAGCCATCCAGCCGTCCCTACCGGCGTCTGGAGGATTGGGCGCGGCTGCAGGGGTTGCGGGTCGAACGGGCGCCGCTCTCCCGGGATATTCTGGTGACCGGGCCGGAGATCCGGATGGCGCTGCTTACGGAGGCGAGCCGGATCACCTTCAACGGGGTGGCGGTCTGGCTTTCGCATCCGGTGCGGCTGGTGAACGGGGAGGTCTGGGTGGCGGTGCAGGATCTGGACGGGGTGCTGCAGCCGCTGATCCGGCCCGGACCGTACGTGGCGGGCGGGCGGGTGCGAACGATCTGCCTGGACCCCGGCCATGGGGGGCGGGAGCCGGGACAGAAGAACGGCACACGGCTGGAGAAGACCTACACCCTGGCATTGGCGGAGGAAGTGCGGCGTCAGTTGGTGAGGGCCGGTTTCCAGGTGATCATGACCCGCGAGTCCGACGAAACGGTGGATCTGGTGGAACGGGCGGCCATCGCCCAGCGGCGGGGGGCGGATCTGCTGGTCAGTCTTCACTTCAATGCCAGTCCCAATGGGGGATCGGAGGCGAGCGGGGTGGAGGTGTACGCCCTCACCCCGGAGGGCGCCCGATCCACCAACGCGAGTGTCGACGCGGGTCCCTGGCAGGAGGCAGCCGGCAACCGTCACGATCCGCGCAATCTGCTGCTCGCCTACCACCTCCAGCGGGCCCTGGTCCGGGATCTTCCTGGAACGGTGGACCGGGGGGTGCGCCGGGCGCGGTTTGTGATTCTTCGCCTGGCGGAGATGCCGGCGGCGCTGGTGGAACTGGGCTTCATGTCCAACCCGTCGGATGCCCGATGGATCTACAGCGAGGCCGGGCGCCGACAGGCGGCGGCTTCGATCGTGGCCGGCCTTCGGGCTTACGCCCAGGCGGTCGAACGCGCCCCGTCTCCGGGTCAGCGCATCACCAATTCCACGTCGTCCAGAAGCAATGCGGTCCCGCTGTCGGCGAAGAACTGA
- a CDS encoding TraR/DksA C4-type zinc finger protein, translating to MRHSDFCGARSRLWYRPRPLHRSTRASSGAGGCNAVKTERHPGTIDVSSKKQPVKKAAGGSRGKIVGTATAAAILGGGGPSPRAATSRAIDPEWERYRQILLDLREQLVRQMNGLAKESAEQLPGYSMHMADSGTDNFDRDFALSLLSSDQDAIYEIDEALKRIERGSYGVCELTGKAIPKARLDAIPWARFTVEAQAQLEREGALRHRRLGSLGTLDAGAPAEIEEDDEVEEKPSKEKE from the coding sequence ATGCGGCACTCCGATTTTTGTGGCGCCCGATCTCGCCTCTGGTATCGTCCCCGGCCCTTGCACCGCTCCACGAGGGCGTCGAGTGGTGCGGGGGGCTGTAACGCTGTCAAAACGGAGAGACATCCAGGAACCATCGACGTGAGCTCCAAGAAGCAACCCGTCAAGAAAGCGGCCGGAGGGAGCCGGGGCAAGATTGTGGGCACGGCCACGGCTGCGGCGATCCTCGGGGGGGGTGGGCCAAGTCCAAGAGCCGCCACCTCGCGGGCGATCGACCCCGAGTGGGAACGGTATCGCCAGATTCTTCTGGATCTGCGGGAGCAGTTGGTCCGGCAGATGAACGGGCTGGCCAAGGAATCGGCGGAACAGTTGCCCGGGTACAGCATGCACATGGCGGATTCGGGCACGGACAATTTCGACCGCGACTTCGCGCTCAGCCTGCTATCGAGCGATCAGGACGCGATTTACGAGATCGACGAGGCGCTCAAGCGGATTGAGCGGGGCAGCTACGGTGTGTGCGAGCTGACCGGAAAGGCGATTCCCAAGGCGCGGCTGGATGCCATTCCGTGGGCGCGGTTCACCGTCGAGGCCCAGGCTCAGTTGGAACGTGAGGGCGCATTGCGCCATCGCCGGCTTGGGTCGCTGGGCACTCTGGACGCCGGTGCCCCGGCGGAGATCGAGGAAGACGACGAGGTTGAGGAGAAGCCCTCCAAGGAAAAGGAATAG
- the ftsH gene encoding ATP-dependent zinc metalloprotease FtsH has protein sequence MSEDPKPTDNPRAPRGGDPRVPTRGWLFLIAILGFLPLLFMLRRQADTKFHPLSPSEFFSKLESGQIVQGTITFDPQSPLQEITGRYLATSESASGSLIGSDGSTARETPFVTRVVLVEDDVKDLQRNSRFEVKTPNTYLMNVFVTVVLPFLLLAALIYFFFIRQIKMAGRGALSFGKSRARMLTKEKNKTTFKDVAGVEEAKDEVSELVDFLRDPKRFQKLGGRIPKGILMVGPPGTGKTLLAKAIAGEADAAFYSISGSDFVEMFVGVGASRVRDMFEQARKNTPCLIFIDEIDAVGRSRGVGLGGGNDEREQTLNALLVEMDGFDTQEGIIIIAATNRPDVLDPALLRPGRFDRQITVNLPDVKGREAILKVHARSVKLDPMADLAVIARGTPGFSGAELANLLNEAALLAARTGKKAVGMKELEEARDKVRWGRERRSLAMTDEEKRFTAWHEAGHALVNVLLNHTYPLHKVTIIPRGQSLGSTMYLPEKDIINQGRKQMLDVIAVIMAGRIAEEVISGDISTGASSDIKQATNLARSMVCQWGMSSKLGMVQYGSDDEYFLGRDMVRRKDYSEATAREIDEEVRKIIEVQNQVARELIESHRAHLETIAKALLEYETLEGWQVREIIQTGKFTPPEPTPNVDPPSGADAATVLPEVPKPPAPPKLPGLGAPAPAAI, from the coding sequence ATGTCGGAAGATCCGAAGCCCACCGATAATCCCCGCGCCCCCCGTGGCGGCGACCCGCGCGTCCCCACCCGGGGATGGCTGTTTCTCATCGCAATCCTCGGGTTCCTTCCACTCCTCTTCATGCTCCGGCGTCAGGCCGACACGAAGTTCCACCCGCTCTCGCCGTCCGAGTTCTTCTCCAAACTCGAGTCCGGGCAGATCGTTCAGGGGACCATCACCTTCGATCCCCAGTCGCCCCTGCAGGAGATCACCGGCAGATACCTTGCCACCTCCGAGTCCGCTTCCGGCAGCCTGATCGGCAGCGACGGCTCGACGGCCCGCGAAACACCCTTCGTCACCCGGGTCGTTCTCGTCGAGGACGACGTCAAGGATCTGCAGCGCAATTCGCGCTTCGAGGTCAAGACACCCAACACCTACCTGATGAACGTCTTCGTCACGGTGGTGCTTCCCTTCCTCCTCCTTGCCGCCCTGATCTACTTCTTCTTCATCCGGCAGATCAAGATGGCGGGCCGCGGCGCCCTCAGCTTTGGAAAGAGCCGGGCCCGGATGCTCACCAAGGAGAAGAACAAGACCACCTTCAAGGACGTCGCCGGGGTCGAGGAGGCCAAGGACGAGGTCTCGGAGCTGGTGGATTTCCTCCGGGACCCCAAGCGCTTCCAGAAACTCGGCGGCCGGATCCCCAAGGGCATCCTGATGGTCGGCCCGCCCGGTACCGGCAAGACGCTCCTTGCCAAGGCCATCGCCGGCGAGGCGGATGCCGCCTTCTACAGCATCAGCGGCTCGGACTTCGTGGAGATGTTCGTCGGCGTGGGGGCCAGCCGCGTGCGCGACATGTTCGAGCAGGCCCGCAAGAACACCCCCTGCCTGATCTTCATCGACGAGATCGACGCCGTCGGGCGCAGTCGCGGCGTCGGCCTCGGCGGCGGCAACGACGAGCGGGAACAGACCCTCAATGCGCTCCTCGTCGAGATGGACGGCTTCGACACCCAGGAGGGCATCATCATCATCGCCGCCACCAACCGGCCCGATGTCCTGGATCCCGCCCTTCTCCGCCCCGGCCGCTTCGACCGCCAGATCACCGTCAATCTCCCCGACGTCAAGGGACGCGAGGCCATCCTCAAAGTCCATGCCCGCAGCGTGAAGCTGGACCCCATGGCGGATCTCGCCGTGATCGCCCGGGGCACCCCCGGGTTCTCCGGGGCGGAACTCGCCAACCTCCTCAACGAGGCCGCACTTCTCGCCGCCCGCACGGGGAAGAAGGCCGTCGGCATGAAGGAACTCGAGGAGGCCCGCGACAAGGTCCGCTGGGGCCGCGAACGCCGAAGCCTGGCCATGACCGACGAGGAGAAGCGCTTCACCGCCTGGCACGAGGCAGGCCACGCCCTGGTCAATGTCCTCCTCAACCACACCTACCCGCTCCACAAGGTCACCATCATCCCTCGCGGTCAGTCCCTCGGTTCCACCATGTACCTTCCCGAGAAGGACATCATCAACCAGGGCCGCAAACAGATGCTGGATGTCATCGCCGTGATCATGGCCGGGCGGATCGCCGAGGAGGTGATCTCGGGCGACATCTCGACCGGAGCCTCCAGCGACATCAAACAGGCCACCAACCTCGCCCGCTCCATGGTCTGCCAGTGGGGCATGAGCAGCAAGCTGGGCATGGTTCAATACGGGTCCGACGACGAATACTTCCTCGGGCGCGACATGGTCCGTCGCAAGGACTACAGCGAAGCCACCGCCCGCGAGATCGACGAGGAGGTGCGGAAGATCATCGAGGTCCAAAACCAGGTCGCCCGCGAACTGATCGAGTCCCACCGGGCCCACCTCGAGACCATCGCCAAGGCGCTGCTCGAATACGAGACCCTGGAGGGTTGGCAGGTCCGGGAGATCATCCAGACCGGCAAGTTCACCCCCCCTGAGCCGACCCCCAACGTCGATCCGCCCTCCGGTGCCGACGCCGCCACGGTGCTGCCGGAGGTCCCCAAGCCACCGGCTCCGCCCAAGCTCCCCGGCCTCGGCGCCCCGGCCCCTGCGGCCATCTGA
- a CDS encoding cob(I)yrinic acid a,c-diamide adenosyltransferase, giving the protein MSIATRTGDRGTTGLMYNRRVSKSHPRVEAYGTVDELNAALGLARATTDHAFVRECLLPIQKDLVTVMGELATAVDDLPRYAADGYPRVTPDLIDKLDGWVAEIEGQNVSFRGWATPGHTADAAALDLARTTARRAERRVCALEEADQLRNEEIVIYLNRLSDLLWLLARWVEHQAGMAPPPDPAAPAIA; this is encoded by the coding sequence ATGAGCATTGCCACCCGAACCGGAGACCGCGGCACCACCGGACTGATGTACAACCGTCGCGTCTCGAAATCCCACCCGCGCGTCGAGGCGTATGGAACGGTGGACGAGCTGAACGCAGCCCTCGGGCTGGCGCGGGCGACGACGGACCATGCGTTTGTGCGGGAGTGCCTGCTGCCGATCCAGAAGGATCTGGTGACCGTGATGGGCGAGTTGGCGACGGCGGTGGACGACCTGCCCCGGTACGCGGCCGACGGCTATCCGCGGGTCACGCCGGACCTGATTGACAAACTGGATGGCTGGGTGGCGGAGATCGAGGGGCAGAACGTCAGTTTCCGGGGTTGGGCGACCCCGGGACACACGGCGGATGCGGCGGCCCTCGATCTGGCGCGGACCACGGCGCGGCGGGCGGAGCGCCGGGTTTGCGCGTTGGAGGAGGCGGATCAGCTCCGCAACGAGGAGATCGTGATCTATCTGAACCGGCTCAGCGATCTCCTGTGGCTCCTGGCCCGCTGGGTCGAGCATCAGGCCGGGATGGCGCCTCCGCCCGACCCGGCCGCACCGGCGATCGCGTGA
- a CDS encoding metal ABC transporter ATP-binding protein, producing MTLENEKALAVRIRGLNVRLGGRRVLEGVDLDIGTGELVALIGPNGAGKTTLLRSLLGLIPIESGEMRVLGETDVRRALPRIGYVPQRLALETGLPLSVREFLSLRRTETRNWFWRTNLSLDGQLPPMAHELGVVGLLDRPMARLSGGQLQRVLIAFSLLSHPQLLFLDEPTEGVDAPGERTFYEVIADIHRNHPLTVVLVSHDLSMVHRHASVVVALNGRVCCQGAPDEVIRGEALREAYGLHVTSYHHHHAE from the coding sequence ATGACCTTGGAGAATGAAAAGGCGCTGGCCGTCCGGATTCGAGGCTTGAACGTGCGCCTTGGGGGGAGGCGGGTGCTGGAAGGGGTGGACCTGGATATCGGGACCGGCGAACTGGTTGCCCTGATAGGCCCCAACGGAGCGGGCAAGACGACGTTGCTGCGGAGTCTGCTGGGACTGATTCCAATCGAGTCCGGCGAGATGCGGGTACTGGGCGAGACGGACGTGCGCCGGGCGCTGCCCAGGATCGGGTATGTGCCCCAGCGGCTGGCTCTGGAAACGGGACTCCCGCTGAGCGTGCGCGAGTTCTTGTCGCTGCGTCGCACGGAGACCCGCAACTGGTTCTGGCGCACGAACCTCTCCCTCGACGGGCAGCTTCCGCCCATGGCGCATGAGCTGGGGGTGGTGGGTTTGCTGGACCGGCCGATGGCCCGACTCTCGGGGGGGCAGCTGCAGCGGGTGCTGATTGCCTTCAGCCTTCTGAGCCATCCGCAGCTTCTGTTTCTGGACGAGCCGACGGAGGGGGTGGACGCCCCGGGCGAGCGCACGTTTTACGAAGTCATCGCCGACATTCATCGCAACCATCCGCTGACCGTCGTGCTGGTTTCGCACGACTTGTCCATGGTGCATCGGCACGCCTCGGTGGTGGTGGCTTTGAACGGCCGGGTCTGCTGCCAGGGGGCTCCGGACGAGGTCATCCGGGGCGAGGCGCTGCGGGAGGCCTATGGGCTGCATGTGACCTCCTATCACCATCATCATGCTGAGTGA
- the rpsR gene encoding 30S ribosomal protein S18: MPRKTHADRDSGPRSRSAETRTPRPKPKIDFTVDALDFKNVNLLRQFVTEQGRILPRKYTGLPAHYQRRLTLAIKRARQMLLMK, translated from the coding sequence ATGCCTCGCAAGACCCACGCCGATCGCGATTCCGGGCCTCGTTCCCGGAGCGCCGAAACCCGCACCCCCAGGCCCAAGCCCAAGATCGACTTCACGGTCGATGCGCTGGACTTCAAGAACGTCAACCTCCTCCGCCAGTTTGTTACCGAGCAGGGGCGGATTCTGCCGCGCAAGTACACCGGGCTTCCCGCGCATTACCAGCGACGCCTGACGCTCGCGATCAAGCGTGCGCGGCAGATGTTGTTGATGAAGTGA
- the rpmG gene encoding 50S ribosomal protein L33, with the protein MPREIVTIECTEARKEGGSPSRYTTTRNKKLKTEKLELMKFNKHLRRHTLHREIK; encoded by the coding sequence ATGCCCCGCGAAATTGTGACCATCGAGTGCACGGAAGCGCGCAAGGAGGGGGGATCCCCCAGCCGCTACACCACCACTCGCAACAAGAAGCTCAAGACGGAGAAGCTCGAGTTGATGAAATTCAATAAGCATCTCCGCCGCCACACCCTCCATCGCGAGATCAAGTAA